One window of the Rhizorhabdus dicambivorans genome contains the following:
- a CDS encoding glycosyltransferase family 39 protein, which translates to MIPIPLRRPAYALACALVAGFALWARVWNIWAEPMWLDEAYSAYAAAQGWDFLWHVVPRYETHPPFYYSLLRGWTLIAGDGLVAHRLLGVVAGMATLPLLGFAAVRLARLAGVRAAPVALATVAIAAVSPVLIWMTREVRPYALMILVYAGATLALLIIAERRGRGEPLAGRAFAGWLACGALMLWLHNLGPLYAGAMGLALLCVLDVRRMTGRDWAWFAGGHALAIALWLPALFILLDQAPEWVRATWLKYSSTDILRRATYMFTGPRDDFRTAAAILALCGGAVLWRARRRGLLAALLILALLPVTVSVLISATVAPVFIIRTMTALAMPAMLLMGLGVGWTDGRRGWLLPAGALAWLVVAQAQFDIRARQHVKRDWYRTVEWLAPRFRPGDVVFAYPNEGALPFDRAVRDYGLAMPSRPIPTAIPSLNPPPGSWYVSGSRGVPSLDRPHLRAIAEEPATRAVPTIWLLRLGPWAYDKGDVLLEELSKGRVEAGRFKDGAIDVVGLRRREISEDRRLAYRMPKTEVERIRKCLGGRLTQPADTLLTGCFPFMPSEKMQGFWLIEFEASRFIESNKTEPDKRIDISMTTPHLHLMSGAIAKEPQFKGYPLAFRVQFIGRRALMPGIPGTGEEMVIVDRMLSKEPIPAPQIHRLGLNR; encoded by the coding sequence GTGATACCAATCCCGCTCCGCCGCCCCGCCTATGCCCTTGCCTGCGCGCTGGTCGCCGGCTTCGCGCTGTGGGCGCGGGTCTGGAACATCTGGGCCGAGCCGATGTGGCTGGACGAGGCGTACAGCGCCTATGCGGCGGCGCAGGGCTGGGATTTCCTGTGGCATGTCGTGCCCCGCTACGAGACGCATCCGCCCTTCTATTATTCGCTGCTGCGCGGCTGGACGCTGATCGCGGGCGACGGGCTGGTCGCGCACCGGCTGCTCGGGGTGGTCGCCGGCATGGCGACGCTGCCGCTGCTGGGGTTCGCCGCCGTGCGGCTGGCGCGGCTCGCGGGGGTGCGGGCGGCCCCTGTAGCGCTTGCTACAGTCGCCATCGCCGCGGTGTCCCCGGTGCTGATCTGGATGACGCGGGAGGTCCGGCCCTATGCGCTGATGATCCTCGTCTATGCCGGGGCGACGCTCGCGCTGCTGATCATCGCCGAACGGCGCGGGCGGGGCGAGCCGCTGGCGGGCCGCGCCTTTGCCGGCTGGCTGGCCTGCGGGGCGCTGATGCTGTGGCTCCACAATCTCGGGCCGCTCTATGCCGGCGCGATGGGGCTGGCGCTGCTCTGCGTGCTCGACGTGCGGCGGATGACCGGGCGGGACTGGGCCTGGTTCGCCGGCGGCCATGCACTGGCGATCGCGCTGTGGCTGCCGGCCTTGTTCATCCTGCTCGATCAGGCCCCCGAATGGGTGCGCGCGACCTGGCTCAAATATAGCTCCACCGACATCCTGCGCCGCGCCACCTATATGTTCACCGGCCCGCGCGACGATTTCCGCACCGCCGCCGCGATCCTGGCGCTGTGCGGGGGTGCTGTGCTGTGGCGGGCGCGGCGGCGTGGGCTGCTCGCGGCGCTGCTGATCCTGGCGCTGCTGCCGGTGACGGTGTCGGTGCTGATCTCGGCGACGGTCGCCCCGGTCTTCATCATCCGCACCATGACCGCGCTCGCCATGCCGGCGATGCTGCTGATGGGGCTGGGCGTCGGCTGGACCGATGGGCGCCGGGGCTGGCTGCTGCCGGCGGGCGCGCTTGCCTGGCTGGTGGTGGCACAGGCGCAGTTCGATATCCGCGCGCGCCAGCATGTGAAGCGCGACTGGTATCGCACGGTCGAATGGCTCGCACCCCGCTTCCGGCCCGGGGATGTCGTCTTCGCCTATCCGAACGAGGGCGCGCTGCCGTTCGACCGGGCGGTGCGCGATTACGGGCTGGCGATGCCGAGCCGCCCGATCCCCACTGCGATCCCCTCGCTGAACCCGCCCCCGGGCAGCTGGTATGTCAGCGGCTCGCGCGGCGTCCCCTCGCTCGACCGCCCCCATCTCCGCGCCATCGCCGAGGAGCCGGCGACCCGCGCGGTGCCGACCATCTGGCTGCTGCGGCTGGGGCCCTGGGCCTATGACAAGGGCGACGTCCTCCTGGAGGAATTGTCGAAGGGACGCGTCGAGGCGGGCCGGTTCAAGGACGGCGCGATCGATGTGGTGGGGTTGCGGCGGCGCGAGATCAGCGAAGACAGGCGCTTGGCCTATCGGATGCCCAAGACCGAGGTTGAGCGTATCCGGAAATGCTTGGGCGGACGATTGACGCAGCCCGCTGACACCCTGTTGACCGGCTGCTTTCCGTTCATGCCGTCCGAGAAGATGCAGGGTTTCTGGCTGATCGAGTTCGAAGCTTCGCGCTTCATCGAGAGCAACAAAACGGAGCCGGACAAACGCATCGATATCTCGATGACGACCCCACATCTCCATCTGATGTCGGGCGCGATAGCGAAGGAGCCGCAATTCAAGGGCTATCCGCTGGCGTTCCGTGTGCAATTCATCGGGCGGCGCGCGTTGATGCCGGGCATACCCGGCACAGGGGAGGAGATGGTGATCGTTGACCGGATGCTGTCGAAGGAGCCAATTCCTGCCCCGCAAATCCATAGGCTCGGGCTCAATCGGTAA
- the bdcA gene encoding SDR family oxidoreductase produces the protein MAQISNRKTVILGGSRGIGAALVRKFAGAGDRVVFTFAGSADAAAALSAETGAEAIRVDSADRRALTAAIAAQGPIDLLLVNAGTLVMGDPLESDADAIDHMIDVNVRAPYHASVEAARTMPDNGRILIIGSTNGDRMPFAGGGAYAMTKSAIQGMVRGLARDFGPRGITINAIQPGPVDTDMNPAAGPMAETMHGFMAIGRHIHASEIADYAAFLASPSAAMITGSMQTIDGGFGA, from the coding sequence ATGGCACAGATATCGAACCGCAAGACGGTCATCCTCGGCGGCAGCCGGGGTATCGGCGCGGCGCTGGTCCGCAAGTTCGCGGGCGCGGGCGACCGGGTCGTCTTCACCTTCGCCGGATCGGCGGACGCCGCCGCCGCGCTGTCGGCCGAGACCGGCGCCGAGGCGATCCGCGTCGACAGCGCCGACCGCAGGGCGCTGACCGCCGCGATCGCCGCGCAGGGGCCGATCGACCTGCTGCTGGTCAACGCCGGCACGCTGGTGATGGGCGATCCGCTGGAAAGCGACGCCGACGCGATCGACCATATGATCGACGTCAATGTCCGCGCGCCCTATCACGCCTCGGTCGAGGCGGCGCGGACGATGCCCGACAATGGCCGCATCCTGATCATCGGATCGACCAATGGCGATCGCATGCCCTTCGCCGGCGGCGGCGCCTATGCGATGACCAAGTCGGCGATCCAGGGCATGGTGCGCGGACTGGCGCGGGACTTCGGGCCGCGCGGCATCACCATCAATGCGATCCAGCCGGGGCCGGTCGACACCGACATGAACCCCGCCGCGGGCCCGATGGCGGAGACGATGCACGGTTTCATGGCGATAGGCCGCCATATCCATGCCAGCGAAATCGCCGATTATGCCGCCTTCCTGGCCAGCCCCTCGGCGGCGATGATCACCGGATCGATGCAGACGATCGACGGCGGCTTCGGAGCTTGA
- a CDS encoding NAD(P)/FAD-dependent oxidoreductase: MPRATNHVDVAIIGAGPAGLTAGYMLGKEGFTVTLIEKDPHQVGGISRTVEHQGFRFDIGGHRFFSKSREVVDLWNELLPDDFIERPRMSRIFYRGKYYSYPLRAFEALRNLGLWQSTLCMASFFRWKLFPKREVKSFQDWVVNQFGARLFGIFFKTYTEKVWGMPCDAMSADWAAQRIKGLSLGKAVLDGLKRSLGLNRRPNDGMETKTLLESFRYPRKGPGMMWDAARDRILEHGNSILMGQKLHQLAWDEAGGFWRVSATDAEGRQTIIRADHVISSAPMRELAARVHPMPASMPRAMKLNYRDFLTVALMIRSEDLFPDNWIYIHDDRVQVGRIQNFRSWSPEMVPDESLACVGLEYFCFEGDGLWSSSDADLVELAKRELATLGLCDPAKVTGGAVVRQEKAYPVYDDDYAAHVEAVRGELESRYPTLHFVGRNGMHRYNNQDHAMMTAMLTARNIAAGARRHDVWAVNEDAEYHEAGSEGDDAGVAAALKSERLVPTRIADKRAA, from the coding sequence ATGCCGCGCGCCACCAACCATGTCGACGTTGCGATCATCGGGGCGGGCCCCGCCGGGCTCACCGCCGGCTACATGCTCGGCAAGGAGGGCTTCACCGTCACCCTGATCGAGAAGGACCCGCACCAGGTGGGCGGGATCAGCCGTACCGTGGAGCATCAGGGCTTCCGCTTCGATATCGGCGGCCACCGCTTCTTCTCCAAGTCGCGCGAGGTGGTCGATCTGTGGAACGAGCTGCTGCCCGATGATTTCATCGAGCGGCCACGGATGAGCCGGATCTTCTATCGCGGCAAATATTACAGCTACCCGCTGCGCGCCTTCGAGGCGCTGCGCAACCTGGGCCTGTGGCAATCGACCCTGTGCATGGCGAGCTTCTTCCGCTGGAAGCTGTTCCCCAAGCGCGAGGTGAAGAGCTTCCAGGACTGGGTGGTGAACCAGTTCGGCGCGCGCCTGTTCGGCATCTTCTTCAAGACCTATACCGAGAAGGTGTGGGGCATGCCGTGTGACGCGATGTCGGCCGACTGGGCGGCGCAGCGGATCAAGGGGCTGAGCCTGGGCAAGGCGGTGCTCGACGGGCTCAAGCGCTCGCTGGGCCTCAACCGGCGCCCGAACGACGGGATGGAAACCAAGACGCTGCTGGAGAGCTTCCGCTATCCGCGCAAGGGCCCCGGCATGATGTGGGACGCGGCGCGCGACCGCATCCTGGAGCATGGCAACAGCATCCTGATGGGCCAGAAGCTGCACCAGCTCGCCTGGGACGAGGCGGGCGGATTCTGGCGGGTCTCGGCGACCGATGCCGAGGGGCGCCAGACGATCATCCGCGCCGATCATGTCATCAGCTCCGCGCCGATGCGCGAGCTGGCGGCCCGCGTCCATCCGATGCCGGCGAGCATGCCCCGCGCGATGAAGCTCAACTATCGCGACTTCCTGACCGTCGCGCTGATGATCCGCTCGGAGGACCTGTTCCCCGACAACTGGATCTACATCCATGACGATCGGGTGCAGGTCGGCCGCATCCAGAATTTCCGCAGCTGGTCGCCGGAGATGGTGCCCGACGAGAGCCTGGCCTGCGTCGGCCTCGAATATTTCTGCTTCGAGGGCGATGGTCTCTGGTCCTCATCCGACGCCGATCTGGTCGAACTGGCGAAGCGGGAACTGGCGACGCTCGGCCTGTGCGATCCGGCAAAGGTGACCGGCGGCGCGGTGGTGCGCCAGGAAAAGGCCTATCCGGTCTATGACGACGATTATGCCGCCCATGTCGAGGCGGTGCGCGGCGAGCTGGAGTCGCGCTATCCGACCCTCCATTTCGTTGGCCGCAACGGCATGCACCGCTACAACAACCAGGACCATGCGATGATGACGGCGATGCTGACCGCGCGGAACATCGCCGCCGGCGCCCGCCGCCACGATGTCTGGGCGGTCAACGAGGACGCGGAATATCATGAGGCCGGGTCCGAAGGCGACGATGCCGGCGTCGCGGCGGCGCTGAAGTCCGAGCGGCTCGTGCCGACGCGAATCGCGGACAAGCGGGCGGCGTGA
- a CDS encoding TetR/AcrR family transcriptional regulator yields MVATKKSQPRGRPRGFDPDAAIETAQQLFQEKGYDGVGVADIGKALGITPPSFYNAFGSKAALFGKVLERYAGGFGRFVPEALAGQGGAAEAVDRILRDAARLYAKRDGVAGCLVLDGARGSGDAEAQALTARMIDESRAMIAARIAVEEPGRADLLATVVTTALKGMSAAARDGASEAELRAFADMAAAGFRAMLSRP; encoded by the coding sequence ATGGTCGCTACAAAAAAATCGCAGCCCCGGGGCCGGCCGCGCGGATTCGATCCGGATGCCGCCATCGAGACCGCGCAGCAGCTGTTCCAGGAAAAGGGCTATGACGGAGTCGGGGTCGCCGACATCGGCAAGGCGCTCGGCATCACCCCGCCGAGCTTCTACAACGCCTTCGGCAGCAAGGCCGCGCTGTTCGGCAAGGTGCTCGAACGCTATGCCGGGGGCTTCGGCCGGTTCGTCCCCGAAGCGCTGGCCGGGCAAGGCGGGGCCGCCGAGGCGGTGGACCGGATATTGCGCGACGCGGCGCGGCTCTATGCGAAACGTGACGGCGTCGCCGGTTGCCTGGTGCTCGATGGCGCACGCGGAAGCGGCGACGCGGAGGCGCAGGCGCTGACCGCGCGGATGATAGACGAGAGCCGGGCGATGATCGCCGCGCGCATCGCCGTGGAAGAGCCCGGGCGCGCCGACCTGCTCGCCACGGTCGTCACCACCGCCCTGAAGGGCATGAGCGCCGCCGCCCGCGATGGCGCGAGCGAGGCGGAATTGCGGGCTTTCGCCGATATGGCGGCGGCCGGTTTCAGGGCCATGCTGTCACGGCCATAG
- a CDS encoding argininosuccinate synthase, with product MANDVKRVVLAFSGGLDTSVILKWLQQTYQCEVVTFTADLGQGEELEPARAKAKLMGVPDHHIFIDDLREEFVKDYVFPMMRSNALYEGLYLLGTSIARPLIAKRQIEIARQVDADAVSHGATGKGNDQVRFELGYYGLAPDIRVIAPWREWDLTSRTRLIEFAEAHQIPIPRDKRGESPFSTDANMLHTSSEGKVLEDPWEEVPDYVYSRTVNPEDAPDAPEFITVDFERGDGVAINGEGMSPATLLETLNEYGRKHGIGRLDLVENRFVGMKSRGMYETPGGTIYHLAHRGIEQITLDRGAAHLKDELAPRYAELIYNGFWFSPEREMLQAAIDHSQEKVTGTVRLKLYKGGVYVVGRKSPNTLYSEKVVTFEDDAGAYDQRDAAGFIKLNALRLRLLGRRDGR from the coding sequence ATGGCGAATGACGTGAAGCGGGTGGTGCTGGCCTTTTCGGGGGGGCTCGACACGAGCGTCATCCTCAAGTGGCTGCAGCAGACCTACCAGTGCGAGGTCGTCACCTTCACCGCCGATCTCGGCCAGGGCGAGGAACTGGAGCCCGCGCGCGCCAAGGCCAAGCTGATGGGCGTGCCCGATCACCACATCTTCATCGACGATCTCCGCGAGGAGTTCGTGAAGGACTATGTCTTCCCGATGATGCGCTCCAACGCGCTCTACGAAGGCCTCTACCTGCTCGGCACCTCGATCGCCCGCCCGCTGATCGCCAAGCGCCAGATCGAGATCGCCCGTCAGGTGGACGCCGACGCGGTCAGCCACGGCGCCACCGGCAAGGGCAATGATCAGGTCCGCTTCGAGCTGGGCTATTACGGCCTTGCCCCCGACATCCGCGTGATCGCCCCGTGGCGCGAATGGGACCTGACCAGCCGCACCCGGCTGATCGAGTTCGCCGAGGCGCACCAGATCCCGATCCCGCGCGACAAGCGCGGCGAATCGCCCTTCTCGACCGACGCGAACATGCTCCACACCTCGTCCGAGGGTAAGGTGCTCGAGGATCCGTGGGAGGAGGTGCCCGACTATGTTTATTCGCGCACCGTCAACCCCGAGGACGCCCCCGACGCGCCCGAGTTCATCACCGTGGATTTCGAGCGCGGCGACGGCGTCGCGATCAACGGCGAGGGGATGAGCCCGGCGACGCTGCTGGAGACGCTGAACGAATATGGCCGCAAGCATGGCATCGGCCGGCTCGATCTGGTCGAGAATCGCTTCGTCGGCATGAAGTCCCGCGGCATGTACGAGACGCCGGGCGGCACCATCTATCATCTCGCCCATCGCGGCATCGAGCAGATCACCCTCGATCGCGGCGCCGCGCATCTGAAGGACGAGCTGGCACCGCGCTATGCCGAGCTGATCTACAACGGCTTCTGGTTCAGCCCCGAGCGCGAGATGCTCCAGGCCGCGATCGACCACAGCCAGGAGAAGGTGACCGGCACCGTCCGGCTGAAGCTCTACAAGGGCGGGGTCTATGTGGTCGGCCGCAAGTCGCCCAATACGCTCTATTCGGAGAAGGTCGTCACCTTCGAGGACGACGCCGGCGCCTATGACCAACGCGACGCGGCGGGCTTCATCAAGCTCAACGCGCTCCGCCTGCGCCTGCTCGGCCGCCGCGACGGGCGGTAA
- a CDS encoding acyl-CoA dehydrogenase family protein yields MNDASDTLPGLDEAVRAARAMAPRLAARARETEALRRMPEETLAEFRAAGFYRMCAPVAKGGWGLDVETAIRVSFELSQGCASSGWAAAQIGFEAIMVQGFPQAAQDEYWAPGPDVGAVSGNALLGGTVEPVEGGLRIRDGRWKFASGADQADWLILTQPMRGGTDMVLVPRADFAIEDDWHVIGLKGTGSKQVTIADAFVPAHRIAPLSRIRSHAMSIWILGAIAWGAALGAHRDFVSILRERRSSKDLTRPAQRDGVQLALARSGVELDCCAMLFERNLALFRKAEGEGRELSAEEGLIVARDCSYVCELAYRGTQSLFDEYGSSVIYDDVPIQRALRDIMAATRHGRVAWHLNGKKYGMWRLGLLSDLPPPADPA; encoded by the coding sequence ATGAACGACGCTTCCGATACCCTGCCCGGCCTCGATGAGGCGGTCCGCGCTGCGCGGGCGATGGCGCCCCGGCTGGCGGCGCGGGCCCGCGAGACCGAAGCCCTGCGGCGGATGCCGGAGGAGACGCTGGCGGAGTTCCGCGCGGCGGGCTTCTACCGGATGTGCGCGCCGGTCGCGAAGGGCGGCTGGGGCCTCGATGTCGAGACAGCGATCCGGGTCTCGTTCGAATTGTCGCAGGGCTGCGCGTCGAGCGGCTGGGCAGCGGCGCAGATCGGCTTCGAGGCGATCATGGTCCAGGGTTTCCCGCAGGCGGCGCAGGATGAATATTGGGCGCCGGGCCCCGATGTCGGCGCGGTGAGCGGCAACGCGCTGCTCGGCGGCACGGTCGAGCCGGTCGAGGGCGGCCTGCGGATCCGCGACGGGCGCTGGAAATTCGCCAGCGGCGCCGATCAGGCCGACTGGCTGATCCTCACCCAGCCGATGCGCGGCGGCACCGATATGGTGCTGGTGCCGCGCGCCGATTTCGCGATCGAGGACGACTGGCATGTGATCGGCCTGAAGGGCACCGGTTCCAAGCAGGTGACGATCGCCGACGCCTTCGTCCCCGCGCACCGCATCGCGCCGCTGTCGCGCATCCGCTCGCACGCGATGAGCATCTGGATATTGGGGGCGATCGCCTGGGGCGCGGCGCTGGGCGCGCACCGCGATTTCGTGTCGATCCTCCGCGAGCGTCGTTCGTCGAAGGACCTGACCCGACCGGCCCAGCGCGATGGTGTCCAGCTCGCCCTGGCACGATCAGGGGTCGAGCTGGACTGTTGCGCAATGCTGTTCGAGCGCAATCTGGCGCTGTTCCGCAAGGCCGAGGGCGAGGGGCGCGAGCTTTCCGCCGAGGAGGGGCTGATCGTCGCGCGCGACTGTTCCTATGTCTGCGAACTCGCCTATCGCGGCACCCAGAGCCTGTTCGACGAATATGGCAGCAGCGTGATCTATGACGATGTGCCCATCCAGCGCGCGCTGCGCGACATCATGGCGGCAACCCGCCACGGCCGCGTCGCCTGGCATCTCAACGGCAAGAAATACGGGATGTGGCGGCTGGGCCTGCTGTCCGATCTGCCGCCGCCCGCTGATCCCGCATAG
- a CDS encoding EF-hand domain-containing protein: MFDGISRMVIAALLLAAPAIAQELPMTRKGLDSALAQYFAGADRNHDGRLDRPEAADALGFARQMLTAKRDVEPFVMDVAPDGRPRIALNENGPLSRGGVIDLIYRRTDANGDGFLSLAEVQAVGRERFDAVDRDRDGILDEQERESAKRQMGLFQQILGAGQ, translated from the coding sequence ATGTTTGATGGCATATCGAGGATGGTGATCGCGGCGCTGCTGCTGGCGGCGCCCGCCATCGCGCAGGAACTGCCGATGACGCGCAAGGGGCTGGACAGCGCGCTGGCCCAATATTTCGCGGGGGCCGACCGCAACCATGACGGGCGGCTCGACCGGCCCGAAGCCGCCGACGCGCTGGGTTTCGCGCGGCAGATGCTGACCGCGAAGCGCGATGTCGAGCCGTTCGTGATGGACGTCGCCCCCGATGGCCGGCCGCGCATCGCGCTCAACGAGAACGGGCCGCTGAGCCGCGGCGGCGTGATCGACCTCATCTATCGCCGCACCGATGCCAATGGCGACGGTTTCCTGTCGCTCGCCGAGGTGCAGGCGGTGGGCCGCGAGCGATTCGACGCGGTCGACCGCGATCGCGACGGCATCCTCGACGAGCAGGAGCGCGAGTCGGCGAAGCGGCAGATGGGGCTTTTCCAGCAGATATTGGGCGCGGGGCAGTAG
- a CDS encoding EF-hand domain-containing protein, producing MTKTRWIAGAALAATLAAATAFAAPGERSDGPPRTRAEVQAKIADHFKKLDANGDGYVTKDEAEAARAKKRAAFAEKRQERRAEHFAMLDKDSNGALSKDEYMAPRAPRDGERGHRFGGQHRGGHGMKMGHGGFGGRMFERADANKDGKVSLAEAQAPALAMFDRVDANRDGTISPEEHKAARDAMRAKWKEQREARDKQG from the coding sequence ATGACCAAGACCCGCTGGATCGCCGGAGCCGCGCTTGCCGCGACGCTGGCCGCCGCCACCGCCTTCGCCGCCCCCGGCGAGCGCTCCGATGGCCCGCCCAGGACCCGCGCCGAGGTGCAGGCGAAGATCGCCGACCATTTCAAGAAGCTCGATGCCAATGGCGACGGCTATGTCACCAAGGACGAGGCTGAGGCGGCGCGCGCCAAGAAGCGCGCGGCCTTCGCCGAGAAGCGGCAAGAGCGCCGTGCCGAGCATTTCGCGATGCTCGACAAGGACAGCAACGGCGCGCTGTCCAAGGACGAATATATGGCGCCCCGGGCGCCGCGTGACGGCGAGCGCGGCCATCGCTTCGGCGGGCAGCATCGCGGCGGCCACGGCATGAAGATGGGCCATGGCGGCTTTGGCGGCCGGATGTTCGAGCGGGCGGATGCGAACAAGGACGGCAAGGTCAGCCTCGCCGAGGCGCAGGCTCCCGCGCTCGCCATGTTCGACCGGGTCGATGCCAACCGCGACGGCACGATCAGCCCCGAGGAGCACAAGGCCGCCCGCGACGCAATGCGCGCCAAGTGGAAGGAACAGCGCGAGGCCCGCGACAAGCAGGGCTGA
- a CDS encoding energy transducer TonB, whose amino-acid sequence MPGLMLIAMAAVSLATAPTPPRMEASGAWLGNVGVPARILKRGERVRTRVSIAVSPDGAPRDCTVTRSSGHAMLDDRICAAVIANGHFQPARDHMGKPVAGTFDFAWMWEAFDTAIDAATSKAAPPKRGSDAGLWVTTSDLPRGALKRGEVVVSDMLITVSATGRVADCTITDPSTHPELDQHACRLVKARGHYRPARDAAGRPTEGIDWMRSRWQAPVD is encoded by the coding sequence ATGCCGGGATTGATGCTTATAGCCATGGCCGCCGTATCGCTGGCCACCGCGCCGACCCCGCCGAGGATGGAGGCGTCCGGGGCCTGGCTGGGCAATGTGGGAGTGCCGGCGCGTATATTGAAGCGCGGCGAGCGAGTTCGCACCAGAGTGTCCATCGCCGTCTCGCCTGACGGCGCGCCGCGCGATTGCACGGTCACCCGGTCGAGCGGCCACGCCATGCTCGACGACAGGATATGCGCCGCCGTTATCGCCAACGGCCACTTTCAGCCCGCCCGCGACCACATGGGCAAGCCGGTTGCCGGCACGTTCGATTTCGCCTGGATGTGGGAGGCGTTCGATACGGCGATCGATGCAGCGACCAGCAAGGCAGCGCCGCCGAAGCGCGGCTCCGACGCCGGCCTGTGGGTGACCACGAGCGATCTGCCGAGGGGTGCCCTGAAGCGGGGCGAGGTCGTCGTCTCGGACATGCTCATCACCGTCTCCGCCACCGGCCGTGTGGCGGATTGCACGATCACCGACCCGAGCACCCATCCCGAGCTGGACCAGCATGCCTGCCGCCTAGTGAAAGCGCGCGGCCATTATCGCCCGGCCCGTGATGCGGCAGGACGCCCCACCGAAGGAATCGACTGGATGCGGTCGCGTTGGCAGGCACCGGTCGACTAG
- a CDS encoding glutaminase, with the protein MPVTAAPDLQAIIDRIAEEMAGQADRGKVADYIPGLARVDPKHFGISIATHDGKMYSAGDAAMPFSIQSVSKVFALTIALGKVGDSLWQRVGREPSGNAFNSIVQLEAEHGIPRNPFINAGAIVVADVILAGHQPKEAIGEILRFVRQIAGDDGIMIDDEVAKGEAETGFRNAALANYMRSFGNIHHPVEQVLGVYFHQCALTMTCEQLARAGRYLMLEGQHPDTGFNVISPMRARRINALMMLCGHYDGSGEFAFRVGIPGKSGVGGGIMLIVPGIASIAVWSPGLNDRGNSTLGSLALERLAVATGWSVFNQREPG; encoded by the coding sequence ATGCCGGTGACTGCCGCTCCGGACCTCCAGGCCATCATCGACCGCATCGCCGAGGAGATGGCGGGCCAAGCTGATCGCGGCAAGGTGGCCGACTATATCCCCGGCCTCGCCCGGGTCGATCCGAAGCATTTCGGCATCTCCATCGCCACCCATGACGGGAAGATGTATTCGGCCGGCGACGCCGCTATGCCCTTTTCGATCCAGTCGGTGTCGAAGGTGTTCGCGCTCACCATCGCGCTCGGCAAGGTCGGCGATTCGCTGTGGCAGCGGGTCGGGCGCGAGCCTTCGGGCAATGCCTTCAACTCGATCGTCCAGCTCGAGGCCGAGCACGGCATCCCGCGCAACCCGTTCATCAACGCCGGCGCGATCGTCGTCGCCGACGTCATCCTCGCCGGCCACCAGCCGAAGGAGGCGATCGGCGAGATATTGCGCTTCGTCCGCCAGATCGCCGGCGACGACGGCATCATGATCGACGACGAGGTGGCGAAGGGCGAGGCCGAGACCGGCTTCCGCAACGCCGCGCTGGCCAATTACATGCGCAGCTTCGGCAATATCCACCATCCGGTGGAGCAGGTGCTGGGCGTCTATTTCCACCAGTGCGCGCTGACGATGACCTGCGAGCAGCTCGCCCGCGCCGGCCGCTACCTGATGCTGGAGGGCCAGCACCCCGATACCGGCTTCAACGTCATCTCGCCGATGCGCGCGCGCCGTATCAACGCGCTGATGATGCTGTGCGGCCATTATGACGGATCGGGCGAGTTCGCCTTCCGGGTCGGCATCCCCGGCAAGTCGGGGGTGGGCGGCGGCATCATGCTGATCGTCCCCGGCATCGCCTCGATCGCGGTCTGGTCGCCCGGACTCAACGATCGCGGCAATTCGACCCTGGGCTCGCTCGCGCTCGAGCGGCTGGCGGTGGCCACCGGCTGGTCGGTGTTCAACCAGCGCGAGCCGGGGTGA